In the Enterococcus rotai genome, TCAACAGAAGAATTACGTAGAGAGTTTTTAGTCGAAAAAGTGTTTACACCAGGCGAAATCAGCTTGACGTATACACACAATGATCGAATGATCTTTGGTGGAGTAACGCCAACAACAGAACCATTAGAGATTGTGTTAACGAAAGAATTAGGTGTTGACTACTTCTTAGAACGTCGAGAATTAGGAGTAATCAATATCGGTGGTTCAGGCTCGATCACAATTGATGGTCAAACCGAATCTATGAAAAAGCAAGATGGTTATTATATCGGAAAAGAAACCAAACAAGTGATTTTTCAGTCAGATGATCCCAAAAATCCAGCTAAGTTTTATGTGAATAGCGTTCCAGCACATCATAAATACCCGAATGTGAAAATCAGTATCGATCAAATCAAACCGATGGAAACAGGAGAAGCGTTAACCTTAAACAAACGTAAAATCTATCAATACATTCATCCAAATGTTTGTGAAAGCTGTCAACTTCAAATGGGCTACACAGTCTTGGAACCAGG is a window encoding:
- the kduI gene encoding 5-dehydro-4-deoxy-D-glucuronate isomerase; its protein translation is MQNMDNRYTHSPEDIRHYSTEELRREFLVEKVFTPGEISLTYTHNDRMIFGGVTPTTEPLEIVLTKELGVDYFLERRELGVINIGGSGSITIDGQTESMKKQDGYYIGKETKQVIFQSDDPKNPAKFYVNSVPAHHKYPNVKISIDQIKPMETGEALTLNKRKIYQYIHPNVCESCQLQMGYTVLEPGSSWNTMPCHTHVRRMEAYLYFDYANEDTRVFHMMGKPDETKHLVVANEQAIISPSWSIHSGVGTGDYTFIWSMCGENITYTDMDMVPMDQLK